Proteins co-encoded in one Quercus robur chromosome 8, dhQueRobu3.1, whole genome shotgun sequence genomic window:
- the LOC126696011 gene encoding uncharacterized protein LOC126696011, with the protein MEEMKENMRRANLIEDLVHRTDSPFTTSINGHPLPSKFKLPSLDSYDGTRDPFDHIATFKTTMHLQGVLDEIICRAFPTTLKGPARVWFSKIPLNSVSSFEQLSKLFVNNFIGGQRHKRSSSSLLTIEQGENESLRLFITRFNREALSVDEVDDKLLLAAFHNRVNSDLFIHKLYEKEPQSMAELVHSAQNFMNAEDEIIAKKRKRSERVKANPSRHPKQGSLPKKGWTEERKDRDNKKPGSSARNQ; encoded by the coding sequence atggaggaaatgaaagagaatatgAGGAGGGCAAATCTGATAGAAGATTTGGTCCACAGAACTGACTCCCCCTTTACGActtccatcaacggtcaccctctaccatcaaagttcaagttgccttctctgGATTCGTATGATGGAACACGCGATCCGTTTGATCACATTGCCACCTTTAAGACcaccatgcatcttcaaggggTTCTCGACGAAATAATATGTAGAgccttccctactacccttaaGGGCCCAGCACGAGTTTGGTTcagcaaaatacccctgaaTTCGGTAAGTTCTTTTGAACAGTTGAGCAAGTTGtttgttaataatttcattGGAGGACAAAGACACAAGCGTTCCTCGTCCAGCTTGTTGACCATAGAGCAAGGAGAGAACGAGAGCCTACGGTTGTTCATCACCCgtttcaacagagaagccctAAGTGTGGACGAGGTAGATGATAAGCTCCTATTGGCGGCCTTCCACAATAGGGTGAATTCGGATTTGTTTATACATAAACTCTATGAAAAAGAGCCTCAATCTATGGCTGAACTCGTCCATTCAGCTCAAAactttatgaatgcagaagatgagatcattgctaagaagaggaagagatctGAGAGAGTAAAAGCAAACCCCAGTCGCCATCCTAAGCAAGGCTCTCTTCCAAAGAAAGGATGGACAGAAGAAAGGAAAGACCGAGATAATAAGAAGCCAGGCTCTTCAGCACGGAACCAGTAG